A DNA window from Melanotaenia boesemani isolate fMelBoe1 chromosome 6, fMelBoe1.pri, whole genome shotgun sequence contains the following coding sequences:
- the LOC121641207 gene encoding casein kinase II subunit alpha codes for MSGPVPSRSRVYPDVNTQRPREYWDYESHVVEWGNQDDYQLVRKLGRGKYSEVFEAINITNNEKVVVKILKPVKKKKIKREIKILENLRGGPNIISLLDIVKDPVSRTPALVFEHVNNTDFKQLYQTLSDFDIRFYMYEILKALDYCHSMGIMHRDVKPHNVMIDHEHRKLRLIDWGLAEFYHPNQEYNVRVASRYFKGPELLVDYQMYDYSLDMWSLGCMLASMIFRKEPFFHGHDNYDQLVRIAKVLGTEDLYDYIDKYNIELDPRFNDILGRHSRKRWERFVHSENQHLVSTEALDFLDKLLRYDHQARLTAREAMDHPYFYPIVKDQGRGATPGGMAASSTPVSSSSMMAGIASMSSSQPMANIAGSPVISAPNTLATQVPAATGAQP; via the exons ATGTCTGGCCCTGTCCCCAGCCGCTCTCGAGTTTACCctgatgtaaacacacaaagacCTCGAGAATATTGGGACTATGAGTCCCATGTTGTTGAATGGGG GAACCAAGATGACTATCAGCTTGTCAGAAAACTTGGAAGAGGCAAATACAGTGAAGTATTCGAAGCCATAAACAtcacaaacaatgaaaaagtgGTTGTCAAAATACTGAAG CCtgtcaagaaaaagaaaatcaagagaGAAATAAAGATCCTGGAGAATTTGAGGGGTGGCCCAAATATCATTTCTCTGTTAGATATCGTCAAGGATCCTGTG TCCCGAACCCCTGCGCTGGTCTTTGAACATGTGAACAACACAGACTTCAAG CAATTGTATCAGACCCTGTCAGATTTTGACATACGGTTCTACATGTATGAAATCTTAAAG GCTCTGGACTACTGCCATAGCATGGGCATAATGCACAGAGATGTGAAGCCCCACAATGTTATGATTGATCACGAACACAGAAAG CTCCGTCTAATCGACTGGGGTTTGGCAGAGTTCTACCACCCAAACCAAGAGTACAATGTGAGAGTGGCATCCAGGTACTTCAAAGGACCTGAACTGCTGGTTGACTACCAG ATGTATGACTACAGCTTGGACATGTGGAGTCTTGGTTGCATGCTGGCCAGCATGATCTTCAGGAAGGAACCTTTCTTTCATGGTCATGACAATTATGATCAG CTTGTGCGGATTGCAAAAGTGCTTGGCACAGAGGACCTGTACGACTACATCGACAAGTACAACATTGAATTGGATCCACGGTTCAATGACATTTTGGGAAG gCATTCCCGCAAAAGATGGGAGAGGTTTGTGCACAGCGAGAACCAACACCTAGTCAGCACAGAGGCTCTAGACTTCCTGGATAAACTGCTGCGCTATGACCATCAAGCTCGCCTCACAGCCAGAGAGGCCATGGATCATCCCTACTTCT ATCCCATCGTCAAAGATCAGGGAAGGGGGGCCACTCCTGGAGGGATGGCTGCCAGCTCCACTCCAGTCAGTTCCTCCAGTATGATGGCTG GTATTGCCTCCATGTCCTCCTCACAGCCAATGGCTAACATTGCTGGATCACCTGTCATCTCTGCCCCCAATACTCTGGCCACACAAGTCCCTGCCGCCACCGGGGCCCAGCCCTGA